Genomic window (Ammospiza caudacuta isolate bAmmCau1 chromosome 10, bAmmCau1.pri, whole genome shotgun sequence):
GGGGAGCGGGTCCCCGCGGCTGTCCTGCGCCACCGCCTCTCCCTTGTTGCCCGCAGGCGTCCGAGGAGCGGGAGTGGGGCAGGCGGGCGGCCCGGCTGCGGGCCGAGCTGGAGCGGGAGCAGCGGCTGGATGAGGAGCTACGGGCGGTAAGAGCTGCGGGGCGGCCGCCCTCAGGGAGGGGGAAGGCTGAGGAGAATAGTTCGCCTGGCTTTACCTTTGCCTGTCAAAAGTTTTCTCCATTAACAGTCATTTACTGACTCGGAAAGTCTTGCTTCACTGCACAGTCTCCTTGCCTTCTCCCAAATGTGCGTGTGCGAGAGGTGGTACGGAAATTGTTTGTTCTCATCAGGCAGAAgagagcagaaagcagagagCGCTGCAGCTGGAGCGAGAGCAAAAGCTGGCGGCTGAGCTGGCGAGGCGGGACCTCGAGAAAACGAGAGATGAGAAGATCAGGCAACAAGTCAGAGCAAACAGGTAATTCAGAAATTTCCCAGCTGTATCAAATGGGCTGCTCCTGTTATCAGATTTGGGAAAGCTGTAGCAGGAGTGGAGACGACTCAGACATGGAAGGAAAAGTTACTTTGAGATCGAAGTATAATAAGTTAATTTTAAGCAAATTTTGTCAATAAAAAAGTTGATCcacaaaattttcattttgaatatATTTACATGTactaatatataaatatgtatgtttatatgtatgtatttatacTTGGGCATATCTGTGAGCATACATGTGTATGTACATGTACCTGTGCTTAGATAGTTAGAAGTGAAGTATGCAGAACTGTTGATAGCACATGTAGAAATATAGGTTCCTCTTGTTttcaaatggatttttttctttttccacccTTTAACTAGAGCAATATTTTTCATCAGGGTTGCCCCAATGAAAAGTACTGTGTTTAAATAGTGATGGAAACACAATTTCTTCCCCTAGATACCTACCCTCTTATaataggatatttttttttcccctccagtctTGAACTTCGAGAGTTAGAAAGAAAGCTGAAATCTGCTTATATGAATAAAGAACGAGCTGCACAGATTGCTGAAAAAAAAGCTATACACAATGAGAACATGGTAATTAGCATATCCCAGCACCTGACTCACATAATTCTTTTTATGGATTGTGTAGAAGATTTTTCCTTTGACCTTTTCTATCTAAAATATTGTTCAAGCATTCAGTGttattgaaaatatattttgtgttATGAAGGATTAAAGCAATAACCAGCTATAAGAAAAAGGTTTACTTTGCCATTGCAGTTGAAAGAGTAGTGATTGAATTAGGTGTATGACTAGTTATATTTGTTATTTTACTGGTTTTGTAGTATTTATCCAAGTCCAAACTATGATACCCTTTGTACAGTAAGTGTTTACAGTGGTGAATCCTTACCTCAGAGTCTGGTTGTTGAAAACAATGTTACTCTCTCCAAACAGTGATCTGGGTAACTTCAGAAGACCTGCAAGCTTATAGTTATCTGTACAAAGATATTGGTGGTCAGGCAGGTGATTCTGATGGTGTTAATGCTTTATACAGGGCTCAGTGCAGGCACTTGCTGTATAGCAGTGTGTTCATTGAGGGTGTTCTCTGTAGCCCAGCCTCATTCCAGTCATTGTGCTGATGTGAGTGAGTCCCACCTGTGCTCCAATGCTCAATACTTTGTTCTTTAAGTATTTTTAGTGCTCCTCCAGTTGGTCAGATCTTGAGGGTGCCCTTCAAGGGTTCTACTGACTGGATTAAGCTATTAAGCATGTTAAGGCTCTGTATTTATAGATTGAGGTGGAAGACTTTCATTTCTGGTAATGCTGCATAATTCCTTTCCATACTGTGTATTTTTTCATTACAAGCTGTAGTAGTGGGAGTGAAAAGGAATCTTGCATTGCCTTTTTCCCACAGAAATGGGAGGATGAAGTAGCCCAAGAGATGAAGGAAGCGTATGACAGGTATCTGAAAGAAGAAATGTCTGCAGAACTGAAGCGAAACCAGGAGAAGAAAACTTACCATCAAGAACTGGAGAAACAGGTTGAGGAACAGGAGAAGAAGAAGCAAGAGGCTTATGAAGAGTTTCTAAGAGAGAAACACATGATTGATGAAATTGTAAAAAAGATCTATGAAGAAGAACAAATGTTAGTTACtttgaatttttattatttattaatttaaaacaaagcaaCTCACATAATTCTGCACAGAAACCTGATTTGTATGCACCTATTCCATATATATACTAAGCCCATTTTAGTTTCCCTTGGTCACATTTTAGTAACAACAGACTGACTTGCATGGATTTTCTTGTTGAAACCTCAGAATGTCCCAGTCACTCTTGTGTCCTTGTTCTCCAAATATGAAATCCAGCTTATTTGCAGGAGGGCTTCCATTGGGCACATCATGTTGAACACAACATCATATTAGACATTTCTGCCTCTCCTCTTGTCCCTGCCTTACCACCAGATGCTTTGTTTGCGTGTCTTAGGAACAGAGAAGGAGGTGTCTGAGGCCAATACTCTGAGGGCAGAGTATTGTGTCTGTGTGGGGGAGAGTTCAGTGTAAATAAAAAGTTTAGGGGTTGTGGTGCTATtgggctttgttttctttctctttgatGGGGCATACATAAGATGCAGCAGCAGTGTGTACTTTTGTGTACAGTCTGCCTTCCAGAAAGGTGTTAGACATGAGATTCCCTTCTTGGGGCAGTTTATTACTAAGTAGTTTCAATTCAGCTATCTAGTTTCTAGCTGAATGGTTAAGGAGAGTCACTTAAATCTTAGTCTCAGGAATATGTTAATGGTGAGCATCTGGTTAAATACTTACTTACTTATTATGTTAAATAATTATTTGAACAGCTTTTTTCCATCTTCTACAGGGAAAAACAACGGAAGTTAGATAAAATAAGAGAAACTCAGACATATATTGAAGAGTTTATAAAAGAACAAGCTATctggaggaagaggaaacaggaagagatggaagaagaaaataggaaaattatGGAGTTTGCCAACATGCAACGACAAAGAGAAGACAGTTGGATGGCTAAAGTTCGAGAcagtgaagagaaaaaacagagagTTCAAAACATGGTAtcaaaaattgaaattattaaaaaaattgttgtaTGTTTTTGTCTTTCATTTAGAAACCTTTCCTTCTTGTACTAGCTTGCCAAGACCATGGAAAGAGAAGAACAGAGGCGTAAAGAACGGGAACAAATCCTCCAAGATCTGTATATGGAAGAACAAGAAGCgatggaaaggaagaaagagatgGTAAGTGCTGCCAGGTacatgaaagattttttttccacatgttGGATTTCTAAGTCTGTTAGTGTTGTTTGTGACTTCGGGGTTTCCAGTTATGTTCTAGCacaaagtatttattttcaacTCTATTTTCTAAATGTTCTCAGTCAGGCAGTTTATAGATTAGCTTAGGTTTTGGAGGGAAAATTTTGTACTTTGAgtttccttttctgttcctaatatatttaatttcaacCAGGAAGGCAAGTGAATGTTTTGAATACCCTTGTGTCcccatttatacatttatttatctTGTGAAGGAGAACACCAGTAACTTTCAAGTTTAGATTTAAGCTAAGCAGTTTAATTaattggtttttttctgcatgtcTGTTTCCTATGGGCCTGGATATACTCTGTGTTACCTTGCTGTGGGTGACAGACAAAATGTAACAGTGTTGAGATACCAAACACTGCAGTTTTCAGTGTTGTTCAGGATGACTGACTGTTGATTCCCTTCATCatagtgggaaaaaaatcccctttggTTTTGGACCTAATTTTGAGAATCTTGTGACATTTGCCAAGCTGATTAATACTGGAGAGCACTGTCAGATATGGAATGTTTGCTCCAGTTAGTTATGCTAGGAGTTAAGAGCTACAGTAAATTTATTCCAACATAAATGGAGTAGattggctgctgctgagaatttttcaaagtattttcaGTAATACTGCATTTTACTAAATTTCCTTTCTAGGCAGAAATTGAAAAGAGAATAAGGCAGCGCCTAGACTTAAGGCAAGCATACGAAAAGCAGGTTGCTCTAAAGGCAGCAGAACAAGCAGCTAGGAGAGAAGAGgacagagctctggagcagcagattTTGGCCCAGCTGGCCGAGGACGATCGCATTGAGCAGCTGAATGCGCAGAAACGGAGAATGAAACAGCTCGAACACAAAATGGCCGTGGAAAAAATCCTCGAGGACCGGCGCAAACAGTACATTGCAGAAAAGGTGAGAGTTTCACATGCACCTTCAGTTTGTGCAGTGTTTAAGATAGGAATACTTGTGCTATCCTGAGGGACAATGGTGTTGGTAAGGAAAGGTGATGGGAATTTCAGAGAATAGTGGGGGGAACCAGGACCTTGTTTTGGTTTCTAacaagaaaaaagtattttagagCTAACCTTTTTTGTAGCTCAAGAGGTTGGGGTCAACAACATTCCTGCCCTCCTGTGTAGCTGTGTACTGCACATACCTCTTTGGGAGCCATGAGATCAGCAACACAACTGCTGTCCAGTTTCACATCCCTGGTCAGCTGCACTGGTAATGATGCTTGAGGAGGGGATGGCCTAGTCTTGCTTTGAGGTTAGGTCTCTTTTATTGAGATCTGAGGAAGAAAAGGTGTAAGCTGAAAACAAGACATGGAATCCCATAGTCCTGTTTTCAGACCTCTGTATAGGGTATAAATCACCTGTGTAATGTGAATTGCAATTTCCAGTCATCAGTGTGAGAATTCATAGCTATTGTTCCTTTCCCTGGATTAGAGCAGTAGGGCTGCTCTAATCTGAGAGCCAAAAGGCCACCAGAACTGAACATTGCCTGCCTTCCAAAGGACTTCTGACACCAAACACTTGGATAGCAGACTCACCCCATGACTTGCCattcagttttctcttttgttttccagttgcCAGACAGATACTATTTAAACAATGCTTTGTAGGTTTTCCATACATTTTTCCATCCTTTTCAAAAGCATTTCCTGTGACCAGGAATTAGGAAGTAGAAGTTCAAAATTTATTCCgctaaaatttttttctctttatgcTGTTGTGGAGAGTGGTGGAAACAAATGCTCACAGAGCTGAAACAGAACTTAGGAAAACTTGTTTATTGTAGGAGCGTGAAATTGAAGAGAGAGAGTTAGAGAAGAAAAGGCAAGAAAGGATCCGTGCAATTATTGAAGAAGAGAGACAGAAACTCTTGAAGGAGCATGCATGGAAATTGCTGGGTTATCTTCCTCGAGTAAGtgaattgtattttaaatactttcaaTGTCTGTCCTGTAAATTGATTTTCTCCTGGATAGTTCAAGGTGAAGCTGCAAACTGTGCCAGTTCCTGGAGTCAGTGGATGTCCCTTCTGTGTCAGCTCACCTGCTCTCACCTCTTCCTTTTGCCTTTGAGCTGGGCCTGTTTCCAGCACTGCTCTTTGTGCTGAGGGGCTTTGGGCTCTCTGGCACTATTGATACCTTGTACAGAACTCTCTGAAAGCTTCCACAGCACTTTGCATGTCCTTTGTTTGAAATATGGAACATGAGTTCTACAGCAGGGCTTCTCTAGCTAGAAAGGAGTCCACCACACCTTAAAATCCATTTCCACAAATTTCTCAGTTGGGATTTTGGCAGCCATTTCTTGCAGCTCTCTGGCTTGTCTGCCACATATTCCAGAACTATGGACTCTGCAGCAGTGCAATGAACTGCAGCATTTACAGAAGCATTACAGAGCTTCCTCTGTTCATCCCGgtgtttttaaaagttaaaaagatGGAAGCAGTTATTGCAATAAACtacaatttattttatattgtgCTTCACAATTGGAAAGATCTCCTAATAGTACACAAATAAACTGAGAGCTGCCTTAGGGATGTAAAACTGCATTTACAGAAGAGAGGGAACTATCCAGCTGTTAAAGAAATTCTGCAATACTGGAAAACTTTAAGTAGAACAGAGTTTAACATTTATTCAAATATTAATACCATAATTGGTGCAGGAGTGTGTAACACTTGGAGTGAGTTGTTCTCTAATGTGAATTTAATTAAAGGATAACTCATATTGACAAAATTTTGATAAAATTAAactttaaattaattaaattgaattaaaattaaacaaacttaaaattaatttaattttttctggtttgaaTTTTCTGTTGTAGAAAGCCTTGGCAATTTCAGTGTCCAGGGCTCACACATGTGCTATGTATGATGTTCTACTTTTCTGTTCTCTGCTTCAACACTGTCTTGAGTTGCGTGTTCCTACATCTCATTACTTCACTCAAAATTGTTAAACAGCAAAGTGCTACCAAATAGGAAACTTTCCAATATAAATGCAGTTTgtaacttttttcctcttttttaaatgcttcaaGGTATGTTCTGTGGGTCATACATATTTTTAAcagtaaaattaatttagaattaGAAATTTAGATTTCTGTGTGAAGCTCCTCTTCTCAAAAACATAGTTTTTGATTAAGGTGTCCAGCATTACTTGGTTTCCTGTTATTTCTTTGTATGATTTAATTCCAGCACAGGTAAAGGGGGAGACAGAGCCCCAACCCAGCCTGGGCCTCTTTTCACTGCAGTTGCTTGATTTTAACAAACCTGCCCCTGTGCTGTACTGATTCTAATCACTCCTGTGAGCAAGAGAATGCAGCTAAATGTtgtcttttggcagaaaaaaaGGGGGCACAGATTGTAACTCACCTGTTTGGGTTTTGTGCCCGTTTTCAGGCTTGCTTTAAAGGCACCATAGTATTATGGATACCATATTTTCTCcaaagaaaatttcagaaattcaTATTTTTTACCTTATGATATTTCTTTCCTGTTAATGCAGGGAATACTCAAAGATGAAAATGATATTAACATGCTTGGAGAAGATTTCCGGTTGGCTTACCAGCAGAGAAGAGGTAATGAACTTTCAGAAGAGAGCTGAACCttcccccagctcagctcctgctttgcCACTAGGTGTCATCGGATTCCCAGTGAAAACTTCATTTGCTTTTAACGTGAGGAATTCCTTTTTAATAGCATTACAGCCTTCATTTTAAAACCGAAGTTCTAAAAGGATGAGCAGTTAGTTTTTTAGAAgtgcatttgcattttttagaAGTCCATTTGCATTTTATAGAAGTCCACTTGCATTTTTCATCAATAAACTGTTCTGGAGTTCTCAATTCTTCTCAGTTAGTCATGTAGTAATGttagaaatgttttcttcagcAATGCAGCAGAACCCTAACCTAGCATGTGTATTCCAGTCTGGACTGAAGCGTTCTCCTAATGCACTGGGAAGATGTGGCTGCACTGGCACTACACTACTACAGCCCTCATTCAAATGCAGTGTGTCTCATCTCCATGAGGTAGATCTGAGGTACTTCACTGGTAGGATCTAAGCAGATATGTTGTGTCATTCTGAGGTCAGAACTACTGTTTATACCTTGCTTTTAATGCATAAACTGAATGGTTTTGTTCCATGTTCTTACTCACTTACTCTGAGGGATGAATCCATTGAAATAGCTGAGGTGTGGCAGAGGTTGATGCAAGCAGCAGAGGCTTGTATTGCTTCTGTTCATTAATGTACACGCAACAGGCTCAGCTCCTCTACCCTGAATCTGTTTTCTAGTTATTGATTACAATGATGAATAATGAAATTTTTATATGGATGTGATGCTTGTAGAGCACCTGGGAATATGGAGTCATTGCTCCTGCCTGtatcccaaagcagcagctgatggcCAGAGAAGGGTTTAACAATTCCGCCTTGACTGAAGGAACACTTTTACACAACCCAGCTCCATGGGCCTGTGGAGTCTGTCTGGGTGATGAGGGGCAAGTCTCATGTGTGGTTATGCCAGCCAGGGGCGCTCAGATGTGATTGCTAAAACAAGTTATGGTCATTTCTATAAAAGAGCTGTTGGTGCTTAAATTAGATGCCACACCAGCTAGCTTTGAGGGGAGATCTGTTACAGAGAACAGACCAGGCCAATTTTCCAACCATGTGTTTTAAAAAGGACATGACATTTTCTTCTCAAGTGGATCACTGCTTAGTTTATTTCTGTTGCAACAAGGAATTTTCTGAGACTAAATCCTGACTTCCTTGGACTGAATATGACCATAGGTAAGGTACAGTTTTAAATGCTAGAACAGAGCAAACTGATAACAAAGTTCACTTGCTGGAAAAGTCCTTGCATGGTCTATGCTTCTATGCTCCTTACATAATGGGCAGTTTGGCCTGACAATGAAGTAGAAATTTGTGTTTCATATGACATTACAACACAAGCTATCAGGCTGACAAAAGTTTAACTATTTAAACATaagaaaaatcaacaaaatca
Coding sequences:
- the MNS1 gene encoding meiosis-specific nuclear structural protein 1: MASGILRGASLASGTGPRRSGTVRGAAWGAGPRGCPAPPPLPCCPQASEEREWGRRAARLRAELEREQRLDEELRAAEESRKQRALQLEREQKLAAELARRDLEKTRDEKIRQQVRANSLELRELERKLKSAYMNKERAAQIAEKKAIHNENMKWEDEVAQEMKEAYDRYLKEEMSAELKRNQEKKTYHQELEKQVEEQEKKKQEAYEEFLREKHMIDEIVKKIYEEEQMEKQRKLDKIRETQTYIEEFIKEQAIWRKRKQEEMEEENRKIMEFANMQRQREDSWMAKVRDSEEKKQRVQNMLAKTMEREEQRRKEREQILQDLYMEEQEAMERKKEMAEIEKRIRQRLDLRQAYEKQVALKAAEQAARREEDRALEQQILAQLAEDDRIEQLNAQKRRMKQLEHKMAVEKILEDRRKQYIAEKEREIEERELEKKRQERIRAIIEEERQKLLKEHAWKLLGYLPRGILKDENDINMLGEDFRLAYQQRRGNELSEES